The Pseudanabaena yagii GIHE-NHR1 genome segment TGACCTTCTTGCACCCTATCGTCGTGGTGGCAAAATTGGTCTATTCGGTGGTGCTGGTGTAGGCAAAACCGTATTAATCCAAGAATTAATTAACAACATCGCGAAAAAGCACTCTGGTGTGTCGGTGTTTGGTGGTGTAGGCGAACGTACCCGCGAAGGTAATGACCTCTACAACGAAATGAAAGAATCGGGAGTACTTCAGTACCTCGCTCTTGTTTACGGTCAAATGAACGAGCCACCTGGTGCGCGTATGCGTGTCGGTCTAACTGCTTTGACCATGGCTGAATACTTCCGTGATGTGTCCAAGCAAGACGTATTGTTGTTCATCGACAATATTTTCCGCTTTACTCAAGCTGGTTCAGAAGTATCTGCACTACTTGGTCGTATGCCTTCGGCTGTAGGTTATCAACCTACCTTGGCAACCGACATGGGTGCTTTGCAAGAGCGTATTACTTCAACTACTGAAGGTTCTATCACCTCAGTACAAGCGGTATATGTACCTGCGGATGACTTGACTGACCCCGCACCTGCAACCACCTTTGCTCACCTTGATGCAACCACCGTATTGTCTCGTGGCTTGGCTTCTAAGGGGATTTATCCTGCGGTTGACCCCCTCGATTCCTCTTCGACCATGTTGCAACCAGGGGTTGTTAGCGATGAGCATTACCGTGTTGCTCGTGGCGTACAGGCAATTCTTCAGCGCTACAAAGAACTTCAAGATATCATCGCCATCTTGGGTCTAGATGAACTTTCTGAAGAAGACAAGTTGGCTGTAGCCCGTGCTCGTAAGATTGAGCGCTTCTTGTCTCAGCCCTTCTTCGTTGCAGAAGTATTTACTGGATCTCCTGGTAAGTATGTCACCCTCGAAGAAAGCATCAGTGGTTTCGATCGCATCCTTAAGGGTGAACTCGATGATCTCCCTGAGCAAGCTTTCTACCTCGTTGGCAACATCGAAGAAGCGATCGCTAAGGCTGAAAAGCTCAAGGCTGGTAATTAGGCATTAGCTATTAGCGTTTAGCTGTTGGCGTTTAGCTCATAAAAAGCTAACAGCTAACAGCTAACGGCTAATAGCCAGCAGCTATAAAGTTAAAACCTATTACCAAATATTTTAAAAAATGACCCTAACTGTAAAAGTAATTTCCCCAGATCACACGATTCTGGATACTGTCGCAGAGGAAGTGATTTTACCTAGTTCCACGGGGCAACTTGGTATTTTAACTGGTCACGCTCCTCTAATTTCCGCACTAGAAACAGGCGTATTACGTTTTCGGAAAGATAAAGCTTGGGCAGCCGTCGCTCTTACAGGTGGTTTTGCTGAAGTTGAAGAAAATGAAGTAACCGTTTTGGTGCGTAATGGCGAACTTGGCAGTGAAATCAATGCTGAAGAAGCTCGTCAGGAATTGGCAAAAGCTGAGCAAGATCTGGCAAATATTAAGCCTGATGATAAGCAAGGCAAAATTCAAGCTGAACAACATCTACGTACTGCTCGCGCTAGAGTGCAAGCAACTACACCGATTTAAGTCAGTTAATTATTTATTTGATTAAAAAAGCACTCATTTAATATGAGTGCTTTTTTAATCTATGGGTGTAGCTAAGATTTTTTTGAGGGCAGTTATGCCTTTTTTGAGTTGTCGTGAAACTGTGACTGCGCTAATGCCTAAGGTTTCCGCAACTTCACGATGCGTAAATTCTTTTAAAAATACAAACTCTACGACTTCGCGGGTGCGATCTTCTAAGAGATCAAGAGCTTGCTGTAAACGAATACTATCTTCTTGGGCAAGTTGAAAGCTTTGATATTTATGATCGGTGACGAGATCGCCGATGGATGTTGAGCTA includes the following:
- the atpD gene encoding F0F1 ATP synthase subunit beta is translated as MVTTAEKVSVGRITKIIGPVVDAEFPSGKIPEIYNAVVVTGKNSAGQDINVTCEVQQLLGDNQVRAVAMSTTDGIVRGMDVTDTGAPISVPVGPNTLGRIFNVLGEPIDELGPVTTEEKFPIHRPSPAFTSLETKPSTFETGIKVIDLLAPYRRGGKIGLFGGAGVGKTVLIQELINNIAKKHSGVSVFGGVGERTREGNDLYNEMKESGVLQYLALVYGQMNEPPGARMRVGLTALTMAEYFRDVSKQDVLLFIDNIFRFTQAGSEVSALLGRMPSAVGYQPTLATDMGALQERITSTTEGSITSVQAVYVPADDLTDPAPATTFAHLDATTVLSRGLASKGIYPAVDPLDSSSTMLQPGVVSDEHYRVARGVQAILQRYKELQDIIAILGLDELSEEDKLAVARARKIERFLSQPFFVAEVFTGSPGKYVTLEESISGFDRILKGELDDLPEQAFYLVGNIEEAIAKAEKLKAGN
- the atpC gene encoding ATP synthase F1 subunit epsilon — its product is MTLTVKVISPDHTILDTVAEEVILPSSTGQLGILTGHAPLISALETGVLRFRKDKAWAAVALTGGFAEVEENEVTVLVRNGELGSEINAEEARQELAKAEQDLANIKPDDKQGKIQAEQHLRTARARVQATTPI